cggcttgggagtgactgaaggcgcaatctgcctgtgccagaacactccCGCCGGGGCTTTTTCTGGCGCTCCTCTgtccacttggacagttcatcagccgcgaagttatctttgcgcttgatgtgctcgaatcgcaaacccttgaacttgcgttccagcttgcggacttcatccacgtatGCTGCCATCCGCGgacagtcgtagtccttgttaacctgtttgatcacgagttgggaatttccgcgaacaaccaggcacttaatatcgagggcgatggtcgcccgcaacccggcgagccaccctcgtactcagccgtgttgttggtggagttggggaagtcgagttggatggcGAATTTCAACTGGTCGCCCGtaggtgactcgatgacgactccggcgccagccccctgcaggctgaacgcgccgtcgaagtacatgatccagtggccttcgtccagcttgtcgggcaggctggtctccggctcctcttcttctatgcctgtCGAGGTCCATtctgcaacgaaatcagccagagcagcactcttgatactcttggtgttcgtgaagtgtagatcaaactccgacaactccatcctccactcggccactctcccggtggcttcacggttggtgagggcctgCTTGAGGCAGAAtcctgacaccaccgtgatgcggtgcACTTGGAAGTAATGGCGTAGCTTGTatgatgcaagcagaatccccagcaagagcttatGCACTTGCGGGCATCGTACgcgggcgtcgcgcaacacTGTGCAGACGAAGTACACAGGGTGCTGCCCGAGTCGCTTGCGTGGCGTCGACGCTGCCAGCTCGATGGCGGTTCTTGGGTTCGAGGCGATTGCCGGGGCTGACTCAGCCCCCGGCCCCGCAggctcagcccccgggagatcttcttctctctcggcaacaagcaccgagctgaccacttggtcagtcaccgctaggtagagcagcagcggctcgcccggcttgggggcaacGAGGATTgacggcgacttcaggtaccgcttcaggtcctggaacgccgcctcagcctcgagggtccaatcaatcgggcccttcttcttcattaccctgaAGAAAAGCAAGGCGCGTTCGCCCCGCCTTGAAATGAAGCGCCCCAGCACGGctacacagccgttgaggcactggacatccttcaccctgcggggagcctccatcttctcgatagcttctatcttctttgggttggccgGAATCCCCCTGTGAAACCAtgaagcccagaagctgccccgagtctgcaccaaaaatgcatttctcagggttcaagttgagcttgatcctgcggaggttatcgaacgtctcccgcaagtcatcaataagcgagtccccgtgctttgacttgatgacgatatcatccatataggcctcaacgtttcggcctagctggggtcccaaacattcgcgcaatgcacgctggaatgttaagcccgcgttcttcaacccgaaaggcatgcacgtgtagcagtagcagccaaccggggtgatgaacgccattttctcctcgtcctcaactgccatcttgatttgatggtagccggaaaaagcatccaaaaaacacaacaaatcgcaaccggcagtggaatctactatttgatcaatgcggggtacagggaatgggtctttgggacatgcacgattaagatcagtaaagtctacacacatgcgtaatttatttttccccttgggtactacaactAGATtcgctaaccaagtagggtacattactttcctgatagcccccgcagccgtcagcttgtccacttcttgcttgatgaagtccttgcgctcttgtgcttgccgacggatcttctgcttgacggggcgggcgtctggacgcactgcaagtcgatgctcgatcacctccctagggactccgggaagatccgatggttcccaagcgaacacgtcggcattctcccggaggaaagtgatgagggcgctttcctatttggcatcgaggttcgcaccgatggtgacAGTGtgctcctcgttgccggccaGGAGGGGCAGCTTTTTCACCTTGgaggcctcctccttgagcttctggcccttgccggggcgtgagctcgagcttgtgcttcccccggcaagctgtTGCAGGGTAACacgagccttcttcgctgcggggcAGTCACCCGGCAGCGGGCCTTCTCTTCCGGCGACGCTTTCGTCACTGgaatcggctgcggcggcggccttgacgacctcgccaacacaccaagccgcgtccttaagatcgcacttgatggagaggactccgtacgtggacggcatcttcatcacgccataggcgcaatgggttgccgccatgaacttgatcagtgctggccgaccaaggatcccgttatACGGCAAcagggtgtgagccacattGAACACGAGGTGCTcagtcctgaacgcttcctgagacccgaaggtaaccggcagcatgatgcgccccagggggcgcacaATCCCGGGGTTTACTCCCCGGAACAGGTTGGTGGGCTTCATCtcctccagcggcagctgaagcttcttcaccaacctggcggacaggaggtttaaccccgttccgttgtccaccagcaccttggtcaccgtcatgttgttgatgatcagtgagaccacgaagggaaGAACCCCTGACCCCAGCTGCCGGGTTGGGTGATCATCAGAGTTGAAAGTGAtaggcacgtgcgaccacttcaacgGCTGCCGCGCctccatgtccggcaacagtgcacacacctcccgggtgaggcgcttcaccacgttatgggatgagagagcataagctcccccatggatacaGGCGACATCGCGGGGCTCCTAGAAGCCAGGCTCGTCGCCCTCACTATAGTCGGacccgcgctgctcctcagcacgagccttgtctcgtccctgGGGAGGCCGCTCCCTGCCAGCTTTGCGGTCATTCGCGCAGTCGTGCGAGAGATGCacgatgtccccgcagttgaagcaggcgccagctgctcggcgctcctcatggcgctgctcgcgcctctgcttgatgccctgcaggatgcggcaatcctgcgtgtcatgggtggcgttggcatggatggggcagcggggcgcgtcgcccggcttgctACCAGACCCGCCGGCGGAcgaggcctttttcgcaggcctcgaggtagcccccggttccgcggcaaggacttgcttcccgctgcgcttccgagagcccttcttctgcgagccctcaacgggactcgcggcagccttagctgcaagttcgggcgccaaactcccttcctcggccatggcacacttgtgcgccaaggcatAGAGCTcttgcgtcgtccggatctgGTGTGTGCTTAGCTTCTCACGCATATTGGGGTCGCGgtcgttgatggcgaaggtgttgatgatggcggcagcctccgcctctggaatggagtaggagagactggagaagcggttgacgaagctccgcaacgtctcccctggCTTCtacaccacggtgtgcagctccgccatggttcccgggcgcttgtagccgccctggaacgcgctcacaaactgcttgcacaggtcagcccaggaggctatggacccggcgggcaggttgagcaatcAGGTCCTCGCTTATCCTTTGAACACCATCGGggaccagttggccctgatcttgtcatcggcgccgatggcatgcatccccaacatGTAGGTcgggaggaaatccttggggttcacggtcccgtcgtacgttccAAGCGTcggtgctcggaacttgcagggccatgtcacccggcgcagctcgtgggtgaacgcggtgcagccgtcctcggcgcccatgggagcatcctcctggtCCTCTGGGCGTTGGCGTTCTgcctcacgccggcgccggcgctccaggcgctggcggaggtcttcttgctgacgggcgttcaggacgccccgCGCATCACCCCGCgtaacggtcggtgacgaatccgaggatcccacgggatcctcgcctccttgccctccctgcgagggagggttttctccttgCCCCGAGACGCGAGGCACGTCtgcgcgtcccgggttctgccctcGGCCTGAACCAGCAGGGGCGCCCTCACCTTGCgactgctgggcggcgagcgcaaggagcgcgtccagctccgcactccacgcctcatgcgccggcgtgccttgcggtggctcgtagcgcaccaagACACGCGCGGCTATGATAGCCTCTGCCGGGGTTTGGGTGGGAAgctgccgattctccgaccagctgccctccgccctgtcccccgGTGCCCCCGGGTGAGTAGGGCAAGATctcgtcggcgtcgcacgcgacgcggtgtgctcgtggctcagctgccgctgcgcgtcttcggcctGCGAGTGGACTCGCCGGCCTGCGCGGGCGGCGTCATGGCCACTCGCGCGACgggctccggcgctgggagccgctggccccctcagccggttgtccaccgacggccgaggaggcggaggtggcagctgcgattgcTGCTGCACccaggagggctcagggttctcctgaccCTGCGACGTGGGTTGCACGTCGAGTGatcgcgtgtgcgccgctggggcaccacgcgggtcgatccgagaGTCGCCAACCCACTTGGGAGGCATAGCGACGGGTTTTGTcgtcggaggagacgaagCTGATGTAGTTGTAGACGTCagcgccggcggtcaccggcgagctctccgcacgcgccccctacctggcgcgccagatgtcgtagcccggggcttagacaccggggatgcaaggcaccccctttttggttcggcagtgggcgttggggatcgctccggcgatcgtcggcgaggccaatgacgagcgtaGAATGCACAAGcctgtttacccaggttcgggccacccggaggtgtaaaaccctacgtcctgcttctgagtttgtattagccaatgaacaggtgtttacaagttgccgggggagcctCCGGGCgttctctttccttttctgctaagtggctacttgctgCTTCTGGGCTAAAAACTCTCACTCAAACTCCATTGGAGTGTAACCTAGAAAAAACCGAAGCCCCCCAACCGATGGTGCTGGTCCTCCtgttatactcaaggggatacctcaggtgcctcggtgcatgggggacaagtgtcgagcaaagaccctaggcagcttgcccttgctgcgctagcatgcatgcatggtgcaaaGTGCTGTAGCTAGGGCGGTACGTGCCTTAGATTCACTGCGAGCCACTCACTGTGCGCTGACTAGACAGGAAACCACCcatctgtcggagcatttaatgcttgcttgtgccatactccACGCCCTGACCAGCCCTGCACAAAAGGAGCCTGCTGCGCGGCCACGTGGTGCCAATACTCTGCTTGCATTGGGCGTCGGCCCTGTTGTAAGCGCCTGCGCCAGGGATCACCCTCCCcagcaagtgaccttcccagGGGGCGCCTTGATGGGAACCTTCACGCTGCCATCCGGGgaaacccccgcagcccggctagtcctgccgggctggtggcttcccggggtgctgtccttgcggggagcaagcgaggcgacccacgcatTGCGCaatggtggtaccccgggtgccactggtgcgacaaaccctgtagtaaaaaaaagtaaagacCAAGTGCAAAATTGGCCCAGTAGGCCTGACTCGATGACTCATCAACTTTGCCTGTTTGGCCATCTCTCTCGCTCCGTCAGGCTCACAGAAGAAAGGTATCGAGGCGCCTTCTCCCATCTCCAATTCTACACTCGGCCATCATCTCTCGTTCTCTCTACTAAGCCCTAGGCGCCGTCACCATTCTCTTTCGCAATCTGTCTCATCAGGTTCTTCTAACAATTTGCCATCTCCTCGTGTAATTTAGCCCTAGGAGGAGACGGTCGTGGCTGGGAAACGAAAGAGGGGACCAGCCGTGGCCGCGCCTGGGAGACAGAGGGGACGGCCGTGGCTTCGATTCCTTGCCCGATGGGTGCCCGATCGGGTCTCATCTTCCGACTCCCGTAGTGTTTCGGCGGAGCGATCTTTTTCTCGTCAGATTCGGAGTTGTTGTACGACTCTCGTAACGATCCCGCTGGCCAATTCGGAATTCCAGTCCAATTCGGTGCAGATAATGGGCCAGCCGGcttagtaggcctaatatacatgcaatcttGAAGGCCCACAAATTTTTGGGAAGTTTGACAGATGACGGTGAAGGGAACGGTccatattttttagataggtatagacAACCTGTCAagcagatacatgtaacatgaAGGTAGGTATGAATAAGCCAGTAAGTAGGCGTGAATAATTTAACAATTAGATGTTGATAATTAACAAGTAGGCACAACTAGGCGTGTATAAAGCTAGTAAGCCGATGAGGAGACATGTATGCACTGGTACACAGATAAATCAAAAAATAGACATagttaaacttttttttacacaAAAACAGTCAGGACCTTCCCACCGTGTCATTTCTCATTTATAACAGGGGATATTTACAAAATTGGTACGTACATGTCTTATTACATTGAGAATTTATAAAGTGTCTAGTTAAACATTGAGAAAATAGACATAGTTAAACGATGGCTATGCCCCTCTTGCTTTAGCCATTCCTTTCCTTCCAAGTTACATTGATCTTTAGAATGTATAAATTTCGGACAAAATGGTAATCTATTCTTTCATTTTTCACAAAAGTAGCATATTTGGATTCATTAACACAAGGGTTTgcagttaaaaaaaacacacaagggtttgaccaataattattttattaacatgtgttttttataaataaaatttatatcaatagattcatCTGCGAAATTTGTAACCAAATTTAATACATTTATTATGAATAGTAGAGAGTAATAAAGATATTACTGGCCAAAGTCAAACCGCTTGCGCTGCGCGGGAAGGCATGCGCCACGCTGCATCGGCGTGCGTACTTATGTCGTGCACGCCGCTCCCTTGTCCTATCTAACAAAAAATAtcctcttaaaaaaaatctacttcGTAACAAATAAAGCTAGCGCCTGAAGTGTTACATACTGATACTTGTGATGGCAAATAACTTGATGTCGGCTGTAACTAAATGCCTCAAACTCATGCCGACACGTTCTTCTTCGTTcactcctctcctctcctctccaccaCGCAAACCCAGTCTAGCAAAAGATCACATTGTTCCCCTGCTGTGGATGTAACTCGGTTGATCATCACCACTGGAATTATTCCACTGTCTATCCGTTATGCTTGACTGTTGACTCGAATGTGCTTATTTATTGCTCACCACCACAGCCCAAAGAGCACACATCCTACATTTACAATCTCTGCAACTACAAGCACGCCCTCCACTTCAGTCCATAATGCATCTCCTCATAGTTTTCACTTTGCTCTTCTTCCCACGAATCCCAGCAAGTTCTTACGCGACGGACACCATCTTGGCTGGCCAAGCACTTGCCGTCAATGACAAGCTCATCTCCAAAAATGGCAGGTACGCACTTGGCTTCTTCGAAACCAGCAGAAAATCCTCCAAAAGCACTACCAACTGGTACCTTGGCATATGGTTCAACACAGTCCCCAAATTTACTTCTGCATGGGTCGCGAATAGGGATAGGCCAATCAAGAACAGCACCTCATTGGCACTCACAATCTCCCACGATGGCAACCTTATCATCTTAAACCAGTCTACCGAGTCCATAATCTGGTCTACACAAGTAAAAATGGCAAAAAATAGCACCACTGCCATGCTGCAGAGTGATGGAAATTTCATCCTGGCAAactcctcaaactcatcaCAGGTTCTATGGCAGAGCTTTGATCACCCCACGGATACATTTTTCCCTGGGGCAAAGCTTGGATGGAATAAGGTTACCGGCCTGAATCGCCGTCTTGTTTCTTCAAAAAACTTGATCAACCCAGCTAGCGGTGTGTACTGTACTGAGTTAGACCCCAGTGGTGTTAACCAGTTCTGGCTTGCACCGTTGAACTCATCGGTACCATATTGGTCTAGCGGTAAATGGAACGGCGAATACTTTGCCTCAATTCCAGAGATGGCAGGCAAAGCTGTTTTCAATTCAAAATTTGTGGACAATGACCAGGAGAAATACTACACATATAACTTAAaagatgaaaatatgattaGCTGGCAAGTACAAGATGTCTCGGGTCAATCAAAGTTGTTCATTTGGATCAAGGGCTCACAGGAATGGGTAATGATCTACCGCCAACCAAAAGATCTATGTGATGTCTATGCAATTTGTGGACCTTTCACAATTTGCAACGGTAACGCACTTACATATTGCAATTGCATCGAGGGATTCACCATAACATCCCCTGAGGATTGGGACCTAGAAGATCGAACTGGTGGGTGCTCAAGAAATACTCCGTTAGACTGCATCAGGAACAAAAGCACAACACATACCACAGACAAGTTCTACTCTGTGCCATGTGTTAAGTTACCCCAGAATCCACGAAAAGTAAAAGCTGCTGCAAACACGAGCATGTGCGCACAAGTTTGCCTGAATAGATGctcttgcactgcatattccttCAGTGACGGCAGATGTCTTATCTGGCATAATGAAATGCTCAACATAAGAACAGTACAATTTAGTGACACTACCAACTCGACTGGAGAAACACTTTACCTTCGTATTTCTGCTAAAGAAGTTCAAAGTTCGAAAAACAATAGAAGAGGGATCGTTATTGAAGTTGTAATTGGTACAGGCGTTTCAGTTTTAGGCCTACTAGCACTGATCCTTGCACTAATGATatggagaaacaaaaagaagagcTCTGATCGCATATTGAATGGTTCTCAAGTTTGTAATGGACTCATTGCATTTAAATACAATGATCTACAAGGTGCGACAAAAAGATTTGAAGATAATTTGGGGGCAGGCAGTTTTGGTTCTGTATTCAAAGGGTTTATAGATGACTCAATTGCCATAGCAGTGAAGAGGCTTGATGGTGCTTATCAAGGAGAGAAGCAATTCAGAGCTGAAGTGAGCTCCATTGGAGCTGTCCAGCACATCAATTTGGTTAAGCTTGTTGGTTTCTGTTGTGAGGGTTCCAAGAGGCTGCTTGTATATGAATACATGTCAAATCGCTCTCTTGATGTCCATCTATTTCGAAGCAATTCTGCGATGGTGAATTGGACTGCTAGGTATCAGATAGCCCTGGGAGTTGCCAGAGGGTTAACCTACTTGCATGAGAGCTGTAGAGACTGCATCATACACTGTGATATTAAGCCAGAAAACATACTTCTTGATGCTTCATTCCATCCAAAAATTGCAGATTTTGGGATGGCAAAGCTTTTAGGAAGGAATTTTAGCCGAGTCGTAACTACAATGAGAGGAACTGCAGGGTACCTTGCACCTGAATGGATTGCGGGTGTTGCTACACCAAAAGTTGATGTTTACAGCTACGGGATGGTGTTGCTGGAAATAATATCAGGAAAGAGGAACTCAAACGCATCATGTTCTAGTGGTGGCGACCTTGATATTTATTTCCCTGTGCATGCTGCACGCAAACTTCTTGAAGGAGACATGCGGAGTTTGGTAGATCAAAGGTTACATGGTGATGTCAATCTGGATGAGGCTGAACTGGCCTGCAAGGTTGCATGTTGGTGCATCCAAGATGATGATCTTGATCGACCAACAATGGGACAGGTAGTTCAGATTCTCGAGGGGCTAGTCGAGATCAGGATGCCCCCGATACCACGACTGCTTCAAGCTATGGCCGGAACCTCGCATTCAGTGTGCTCCTAATATAGCAGATGTTAGATTTAAGACTAATATAGTGTACTTCCCTATTCAAATGTAATAGCTATGATTGGATAAatagttgtatttttttataaatttgtaaCGATTTTAATGTATCATCGTTCTATCGTTATAATCTGGAGTCATAAATAGTATTTCTCCTTTTGGTGGAG
This is a stretch of genomic DNA from Brachypodium distachyon strain Bd21 chromosome 1, Brachypodium_distachyon_v3.0, whole genome shotgun sequence. It encodes these proteins:
- the LOC104581492 gene encoding G-type lectin S-receptor-like serine/threonine-protein kinase At2g19130, whose protein sequence is MTSSSPKMADFGMAKLLGRNFSRVVTTMRGTAGYLAPEWIAGVATPKVDVYSYGMVLLEIISGKRNSNASCSSGGDLDIYFPVHAARKLLEGDMRSLVDQRLHGDVNLDEAELACKVACWCIQDDDLDRPTMGQVVQILEGLVEIRMPPIPRLLQAMAGTSHSVCS